TGTATTTACCGCCCCAACGTGTTGGTGACCAGAGCGGAGGGAGGGCAAGTTGTTGAACCTCGACGAATGATTTATATTTAATTTGACGTAGATGACGTACTACTTCCGTGATGCATTTAAGATTCGGATCAGCTTTATCAAAAACATCCGCAATCGCAAGTTGGAGGGAATGAACCGCGCACCGAACAAGGGATATCCGTGCATCCCACTCTAGCTCAAGCTCTTCAATGAGGTCTCTTTCCTGTGGTATGTTCTCATCATCTTCGAACAATAAAGTCGATACTGCAATGGACTCATTCAGCaaagatttaattttttaacatGGTTGCTGCCGTTGTCCACCGTAATGCTAAAGATTTGATCCAACTTCAAATCATAGACACGCAATGTTTCCAATACTTTATCACGCAAAAACACAGCAGTTTGTCTCTGGTCTACTTCAATCATTCCTACAACAGAGATCAACATTAATTCGTTGGCAATAAAGAAATATACATAAACGAAAATACCCAAGGTTCGAATCACCAATTTTCCGTTGAGTTCGTACTGTGCGTTGATTCCGAGAACGTGACGACCATGCCGTGATGCAGAATCCAATTTGATAGATACcagcttgtgtttcatttcgacTGCCATTATTGATTTTAGTTTGTTAGCTGCTGCAGAAATCCAAACCTTGATGTTTGATCTGGATACTTTTATGTTCACAGCATCTGCTATAGGATCAAGCAACATTTTCAGACCCTCCCATTGAAAGCAGTTCAAAGGCAGGTTGTGTTGCGTGACAAGCTTTATGGTTCCTTCGACATACGTTCGCTTGTCGACGGAAACAAGGCGCTTAGTGATTACTCGTGACCTTTTTTCTTGATTTCCATCGGGAAAGAGCCCTTTAATTTCCGCTGCCGTTTTATGTTTGTTCCGGAAGTGTCGTACCAAATTTCCTGAATCGAAATTCTCCTGTATATAAGTACAACCACTGTCAGGATCAATAGCACAATAATATTTAATGCCTTCGATTTTGCAACACTCTTTGGCAATTTCGGCAAAACTTTTCCTGCCGTGAGCTCGCTTTCTCTGCATAGAGGAACACCCCACACTACTGTTCTCACCGATCGGCATAATAATTctttaaacaaaaatcaaactCAACAACCGGAACGGAAATCGTAACTTTGCTCGTTGAAAATTAAATACAA
The Toxorhynchites rutilus septentrionalis strain SRP chromosome 2, ASM2978413v1, whole genome shotgun sequence genome window above contains:
- the LOC129764460 gene encoding uncharacterized protein LOC129764460; translated protein: MPIGENSSVGCSSMQRKRAHGRKSFAEIAKECCKIEGIKYYCAIDPDSGCTYIQENFDSGNLVRHFRNKHKTAAEIKGLFPDGNQEKRSRVITKRLVSVDKRTYVEGTIKLVTQHNLPLNCFQWEGLKMLLDPIADAVNIKVSRSNIKVWISAAANKLKSIMAVEMKHKLVSIKLDSASRHGRHVLGINAQYELNGKLVIRTLGMIEVDQRQTAVFLRDKVLETLRVYDLKLDQIFSITVDNGSNHVKKLNLC